In the genome of Chloroflexota bacterium, one region contains:
- a CDS encoding zinc ribbon domain-containing protein, whose amino-acid sequence MQVNFGLLLQIMIALIGAYIVAFTAALIIWTFRDIRSRSRDIFAQLLATLMVAIFNLPGLFLYYILRPKETLADAYERELAEEALLQDIEEKQACPSCHHVIMPDYQVCPHCHTRLKKECQNCKKLLHLKWNLCPYCGHVPSELAISTPTTSTKLAPPEPLTIERGA is encoded by the coding sequence ATGCAAGTCAATTTCGGGCTGTTGTTGCAGATTATGATCGCGCTGATTGGCGCGTATATCGTCGCGTTTACGGCGGCGCTGATCATCTGGACCTTCCGCGATATTCGCTCGCGTTCGCGCGACATCTTCGCGCAACTGCTGGCGACGCTCATGGTGGCGATCTTCAACCTGCCGGGGCTGTTCCTGTATTACATCCTGCGGCCGAAAGAGACGCTGGCCGATGCGTACGAGCGCGAACTGGCCGAAGAAGCGCTGCTGCAGGACATCGAGGAGAAGCAGGCGTGCCCGTCGTGCCACCACGTCATCATGCCGGACTACCAGGTCTGCCCGCACTGCCACACCCGCCTGAAGAAAGAGTGCCAGAACTGCAAGAAGCTGCTGCATCTGAAGTGGAACCTGTGCCCGTACTGCGGCCACGTGCCGAGCGAACTGGCGATCTCGACGCCGACGACCAGCACGAAGCTGGCGCCGCCCGAACCGCTGACGATCGAGCGCGGCGCGTAA
- a CDS encoding nucleotidyl transferase AbiEii/AbiGii toxin family protein, with amino-acid sequence MSTVVPLPAAQAQKRSIWEDFREGSEFFMQEGAIYVTLRQLALRLREEGIEYALIGGMALVAHGVRRFTEDVDVLLTREALAAFNERLVGRGYRPAFPGATRAFRDTATGVKIEIVTTGEYPGDGKPKPVVFPRPSDASLERDGIRLIELEKLIELKLASGLSAPHRALRDLGDVQRLIEALQLPADFDERLDASVRAEYRRLWDLAQAAARDM; translated from the coding sequence ATGAGCACTGTTGTTCCGTTGCCTGCCGCGCAGGCGCAAAAACGCTCGATCTGGGAAGACTTCCGTGAAGGGAGTGAATTCTTCATGCAAGAGGGCGCAATTTACGTCACGCTCCGGCAGTTGGCCTTGCGCCTGCGCGAGGAAGGTATCGAATATGCGCTGATTGGTGGGATGGCGCTGGTTGCCCATGGTGTGCGCCGTTTTACCGAGGATGTCGACGTGCTGCTCACCCGCGAGGCGCTGGCGGCCTTCAACGAACGGCTCGTCGGGCGCGGCTATCGTCCCGCGTTTCCAGGCGCTACCAGGGCATTTCGTGATACCGCGACGGGCGTCAAGATCGAAATTGTGACGACTGGCGAGTATCCGGGCGACGGCAAGCCCAAACCGGTTGTGTTCCCGCGACCATCGGATGCCAGCCTGGAGCGCGATGGCATCCGGTTGATCGAGCTGGAGAAGCTGATTGAGCTGAAACTGGCTTCGGGGCTCTCCGCACCGCACCGCGCACTGCGCGACCTGGGCGACGTGCAGCGTCTGATCGAGGCGCTGCAGCTACCTGCGGATTTCGACGAGCGGCTGGACGCCAGCGTCCGCGCGGAATATCGCCGTTTATGGGATTTGGCGCAGGCGGCTGCGCGGGATATGTAG
- a CDS encoding DUF3368 domain-containing protein, with protein MSEDWVVNSSPLIALARIGQTRLLGQLARKAIIPRAVAREIEAGATDDPARLALAAGELEIVESPPLEPELIAWDLGAGETAVLALALQDQRWTAIIDDAQARRCARSLSVPVKGTLAVIILAKQRGFITSAAALLRELRRAGFRLDDRTIRQALAHTTGESWDD; from the coding sequence TTGAGTGAGGACTGGGTTGTCAATTCGTCGCCCTTGATTGCGCTCGCACGAATCGGGCAGACGCGCCTATTAGGCCAACTTGCCCGGAAGGCCATCATTCCGCGCGCTGTGGCACGGGAGATCGAGGCAGGCGCAACCGACGACCCGGCGCGACTGGCGCTGGCAGCCGGCGAGCTTGAAATCGTGGAGTCCCCGCCACTGGAGCCTGAACTGATAGCGTGGGACCTGGGCGCGGGCGAAACCGCTGTGCTGGCGCTAGCTCTGCAAGACCAGCGATGGACGGCGATCATTGATGATGCTCAAGCGCGGCGCTGTGCGCGCAGCCTGTCGGTGCCGGTCAAAGGCACACTCGCGGTGATCATTCTGGCCAAACAGCGCGGATTCATCACATCCGCTGCCGCACTTTTGCGGGAACTGCGCCGCGCGGGCTTTCGGCTCGATGACAGAACAATACGCCAGGCGTTGGCCCACACTACTGGCGAGTCGTGGGATGATTAA
- a CDS encoding DUF4032 domain-containing protein — protein MTNSAPSALLDLRVRPGAPDFLDLPWHAPLAEWPAYTARLVQVQRGISRHEVVFVNYDDAIYAVKELPPDIAEREYQTLRAMESARLPVVSPVGHAHVRHTEDGEAASVLITRYLDGSLPYRLLFMRPGLARYRNRLLGTIAGLLVRLHLAGFYWGDCSLSNTLFRRDADALQAYVVDAETSEMHETLSKGQRQTDLMIMEENVSGELGDLAALMERAEDLDVYDTGRRIIQRYEQLWKEITREEVIAPTERYRIRERVRALNNLGFWVDEIELLPTADGSQLKLRAIVADRNYHARQLHRLTAIRATDVQAKHILNDIYEYRASLQRELNRSVPLSNAAYRWLEEVYSPTVRKLAPLIDSHSDVPELYCEVLEHKWFMSEQARHDVGMEPAIADYIEWARLHRPADSEPPDDDGGDEPPL, from the coding sequence ATGACCAACTCCGCGCCTTCTGCGCTGCTCGACCTGCGGGTGCGGCCCGGTGCGCCCGACTTCCTCGACCTGCCGTGGCACGCGCCGCTGGCCGAATGGCCGGCGTACACCGCGCGGCTGGTGCAGGTCCAGCGCGGCATCTCGCGGCATGAGGTCGTCTTCGTGAACTACGACGATGCGATCTACGCCGTCAAGGAACTGCCGCCTGACATCGCCGAGCGCGAGTACCAGACGCTGCGCGCGATGGAGTCGGCGCGCCTGCCGGTCGTCAGCCCCGTCGGCCACGCCCACGTGCGCCACACCGAGGACGGCGAAGCGGCCAGCGTGCTGATCACGCGCTACCTCGATGGCTCGCTGCCGTACCGCCTGCTGTTCATGCGCCCCGGCCTGGCGCGTTACCGCAACCGCCTGCTCGGCACTATCGCCGGGCTGCTGGTGCGCCTGCACCTGGCCGGCTTCTATTGGGGCGACTGCTCGCTCTCCAACACGCTCTTCCGCCGCGACGCCGACGCGCTGCAAGCGTACGTCGTGGACGCCGAAACCTCCGAGATGCACGAGACGCTCTCCAAGGGCCAGCGTCAGACCGATTTGATGATCATGGAAGAGAACGTCAGCGGCGAACTGGGCGATCTCGCCGCGCTGATGGAGCGCGCCGAGGATCTCGACGTGTATGATACCGGCCGGCGGATCATCCAGCGCTACGAGCAGTTATGGAAGGAGATCACGCGCGAGGAAGTGATCGCGCCGACGGAACGCTACCGCATCCGCGAACGAGTGCGCGCGCTGAACAACCTCGGCTTCTGGGTGGACGAGATCGAACTGCTGCCGACCGCCGACGGCAGCCAGCTCAAGCTGCGCGCGATCGTCGCCGACCGCAACTACCATGCGCGCCAGTTGCACAGGCTGACCGCCATCCGCGCAACCGATGTGCAAGCCAAGCACATCCTCAACGACATCTATGAATACCGCGCATCGCTGCAGCGCGAGTTGAACCGCAGCGTGCCGCTGAGCAACGCCGCATACCGCTGGCTGGAGGAGGTCTACAGCCCGACGGTGCGCAAGCTGGCGCCGCTGATCGACAGTCATAGCGACGTGCCGGAACTGTACTGCGAGGTGCTGGAGCACAAATGGTTCATGTCGGAGCAGGCCCGGCACGACGTCGGCATGGAGCCGGCGATTGCGGACTACATTGAATGGGCGCGCCTTCACCGGCCTGCGGACAGCGAGCCGCCGGACGACGATGGCGGCGACGAACCACCGTTATAG
- a CDS encoding Gfo/Idh/MocA family oxidoreductase, with protein MTLNIGIIGCGYMGGTHAKLLAADPRVKIVAVADAAREKADALAHSAQARAFSSARELLGAGVDAVYVTTPNTMHTEAVLAALDAGLHVFSEKPMATTLPDARQIRAAAQKAKGIYQVGHNRRFAPVYQYCKRALAQGFTVTSAHIKMNRGELQNPPWVGDKAVTGGFLYETTVHLLDMARWLIGEITEIECRGAARVYGEIDNFTMLLSFAGGQFATFASCAHTTWAFPFEMIELYGAHAQIVTQEMEKVTHSVRLAEDVITHDFYQLPLPQKWGYLEEDRLFVDSILNGTPPAVNADDGYRAIELVEAVYRSAANDGERVRLPLAL; from the coding sequence ATGACTCTCAACATCGGGATTATCGGGTGCGGCTATATGGGCGGCACCCACGCGAAGCTGCTGGCCGCCGACCCGCGCGTTAAGATCGTGGCGGTGGCCGACGCCGCGCGCGAGAAAGCGGATGCGCTGGCGCACAGCGCGCAGGCGCGCGCCTTCAGTTCGGCGCGCGAACTGCTTGGCGCGGGGGTGGACGCCGTCTATGTGACGACGCCAAACACCATGCACACCGAGGCGGTGCTGGCCGCGCTGGACGCGGGCCTGCACGTCTTCAGCGAAAAGCCGATGGCGACGACCCTGCCCGATGCGCGCCAGATCCGCGCGGCGGCGCAGAAGGCCAAGGGCATCTATCAGGTCGGGCACAACCGCCGCTTCGCGCCGGTCTACCAGTACTGCAAGCGCGCGCTGGCGCAGGGCTTCACGGTGACTTCGGCGCACATCAAAATGAATCGTGGCGAACTGCAGAACCCGCCGTGGGTCGGGGACAAAGCGGTGACGGGCGGCTTCCTGTATGAGACGACCGTGCACCTGCTCGACATGGCGCGCTGGCTGATCGGCGAGATCACGGAGATCGAGTGCCGCGGCGCGGCGCGCGTCTATGGCGAGATCGACAACTTCACGATGCTGCTCTCGTTCGCCGGCGGGCAATTTGCGACGTTCGCCTCGTGCGCGCACACGACCTGGGCGTTCCCGTTCGAGATGATCGAGCTCTACGGCGCGCACGCGCAGATCGTGACGCAGGAGATGGAGAAGGTGACGCATTCGGTGCGGCTGGCCGAAGACGTAATCACGCACGACTTCTACCAACTGCCGCTGCCGCAGAAATGGGGTTACCTCGAGGAGGATCGCCTGTTCGTGGATTCGATCCTGAACGGCACGCCGCCCGCCGTCAACGCGGACGACGGCTACCGCGCGATCGAACTGGTCGAGGCGGTGTACCGCAGCGCCGCGAACGACGGCGAGCGGGTACGCCTGCCATTGGCGTTATAA
- a CDS encoding UPF0175 family protein: MDLVNVTVTLPRDVFSALRQDPDHFVAEMRLAAAVKWYEMRLVSQAKAAEIAGLPRAGFIDALGRFSVTPFQYDADDIIEEVRIE; this comes from the coding sequence ATGGATCTGGTCAATGTAACAGTTACGTTGCCCCGTGATGTGTTCTCGGCGCTACGGCAAGACCCAGACCATTTTGTGGCCGAAATGCGGTTGGCCGCGGCCGTGAAATGGTACGAAATGCGCTTGGTATCCCAGGCGAAAGCCGCCGAGATCGCGGGATTGCCTCGCGCCGGTTTCATCGATGCGTTGGGGCGTTTCAGCGTAACGCCGTTCCAGTACGATGCCGATGATATCATCGAGGAAGTCCGCATTGAGTGA